A window from Mycobacterium saskatchewanense encodes these proteins:
- a CDS encoding acyl-[acyl-carrier-protein] thioesterase: MSLDKTLMPVPDGHPDVFGREWPLRVGDIDRTGRLRLDAAARHIQDIGQDQLREMGFEETHPLWIVRRTMVDLIRPIEFQDMLRLRRWCSGTSNRWCEMRVRIDGRKGGLIESEAFWININRDTQMPSRIADDFLEGLHKTTSVDRLRWKGYLKPGGREDAAEIHEFPVRVTDIDLFDHMNNSVYWSVIEDYLASHPGLLDAPLRTTIEHEAPVALGDKLEIISHVYPAGSTDQFGPDLADRTVTTLTYAVGDETKAVAALFSL, from the coding sequence GTGAGCCTGGACAAGACACTGATGCCGGTGCCGGACGGCCACCCGGACGTGTTCGGGCGCGAATGGCCGCTGCGCGTGGGCGACATAGACCGCACGGGCCGGCTGCGCCTGGACGCCGCCGCCCGGCACATCCAGGACATCGGCCAGGATCAGCTGCGTGAGATGGGCTTCGAGGAGACGCATCCGCTGTGGATCGTCCGGCGCACGATGGTCGACCTCATCCGGCCGATCGAGTTTCAGGACATGCTCCGCCTGCGCAGATGGTGTTCGGGCACGTCGAACCGGTGGTGCGAAATGCGGGTGCGCATCGACGGCCGCAAGGGCGGCCTCATCGAGTCCGAGGCGTTCTGGATCAACATCAACCGGGACACCCAGATGCCGTCGCGCATCGCCGACGACTTCCTGGAAGGCCTGCACAAGACGACGTCCGTCGACCGGTTGCGCTGGAAGGGTTACCTCAAGCCGGGGGGCCGCGAAGATGCGGCCGAGATTCACGAGTTCCCCGTCCGCGTGACCGACATCGACCTGTTCGACCACATGAACAACTCGGTGTACTGGAGCGTGATCGAGGACTACCTGGCTTCGCATCCCGGCTTGCTGGATGCGCCGCTGCGCACCACCATCGAGCACGAGGCGCCGGTCGCGCTCGGGGACAAGCTGGAGATCATCTCGCACGTCTACCCGGCCGGCTCTACCGATCAATTCGGCCCCGACCTGGCCGATCGCACTGTTACGACCCTCACATACGCGGTCGGCGACGAGACGAAAGCGGTCGCCGCGCTCTTCTCCCTCTGA
- a CDS encoding TetR/AcrR family transcriptional regulator translates to MAEQIPAVTVKMDGRKRRWHQHKVERRNELVDGTIVAIRRLGRFLSMDEIAAEIGVSKTVLYRYFVDKNDLTTAVLMRFAQSTLIPNMAGALSSNLDGFELTREIIRVYVETVADEPEPYRFVMANSSPTKSKVIADSERIIARMLSMMLRRRMQEAGMDTGGVEPWAYMIVGGVQLATHSWISDPRMSADELIDYLTMLSWSALCGIVEAGGSLDKFREQPHPSPIVPPREHRDRSGE, encoded by the coding sequence GTGGCAGAGCAAATCCCGGCTGTGACCGTCAAGATGGATGGTCGCAAACGGCGCTGGCATCAACACAAGGTGGAGCGCCGCAACGAGCTGGTCGATGGCACGATCGTGGCGATCCGCCGACTCGGCCGCTTCCTCAGCATGGACGAGATCGCGGCCGAGATCGGTGTCTCCAAGACCGTGCTCTACCGCTACTTCGTCGACAAGAACGACCTGACGACCGCCGTGCTGATGCGCTTCGCGCAGTCGACGCTGATCCCCAACATGGCCGGGGCGCTGTCCTCTAACCTGGACGGCTTCGAGCTCACCCGCGAGATCATCCGCGTCTACGTCGAGACCGTGGCCGACGAGCCTGAGCCGTACCGATTCGTGATGGCCAACAGCTCACCGACCAAGAGCAAGGTGATCGCCGACTCCGAGCGGATCATCGCCCGCATGCTCTCGATGATGCTGCGCCGGCGCATGCAGGAGGCCGGCATGGACACCGGCGGCGTGGAGCCATGGGCCTACATGATCGTCGGCGGTGTGCAGCTGGCCACGCACTCCTGGATCTCCGATCCGCGGATGAGCGCCGACGAACTGATCGACTACCTGACCATGCTCAGCTGGAGCGCGCTGTGCGGGATCGTCGAGGCCGGCGGCTCGCTGGACAAGTTCCGCGAGCAGCCACACCCGTCTCCGATCGTGCCGCCGCGGGAGCATCGCGACCGGTCCGGCGAGTAG
- the ramB gene encoding acetate metabolism transcriptional regulator RamB, whose product MAKTFVGARVRQLRSERGFSQAALAQMLDISPSYLNQIEHDVRPLTVGVLLRITEVFGVDATFFASQDDTRLVAELREVTMDRDLDIDVDPTEVAEMVNAHPVLARAVVNLHRRYRITTAQLAAATEERYSDGSGSGSITMPHEEVRDYFYQRQNYLHELDTAAEDLTIKMRLHHGDLARELTRRLTEVHGVHITRRIDLGDTVLHRYDPRTKTLEISNHLAMGQQVFKMAAELAYLEYGGLIDNLVEEGKFTSDESHTLARLGLANYFAAAAVLPYRQFHDVAENFRYDVERLSSFYAVSYETIAHRLSTLQRPSMRGVPFSFIRVDRAGNMSKRQSATGFHFSSSGGTCPLWNVYETFANPGKILVQIAQMPDGRNYMWVARTVERRAARYGQPGKTFAIGLGCELRHAHRLVYSEGLDLSGENIVATPIGAGCRVCERDNCPQRAFPALGRALDLDEHRSTVSPYLVKQP is encoded by the coding sequence ATGGCCAAGACGTTCGTCGGCGCCCGCGTGCGCCAGTTGCGCAGCGAGCGCGGGTTCAGCCAGGCCGCGCTGGCCCAGATGCTGGACATCTCGCCGAGCTACCTCAACCAGATCGAGCACGACGTCCGTCCCCTGACCGTCGGGGTGCTGCTCCGGATCACCGAGGTGTTCGGGGTGGACGCGACGTTCTTCGCGTCCCAGGACGACACGCGGCTGGTCGCCGAGCTCCGCGAGGTGACGATGGACCGCGACCTGGACATCGACGTCGACCCGACCGAGGTCGCCGAGATGGTCAACGCCCACCCCGTCCTGGCCCGGGCGGTCGTCAACCTGCACCGCCGCTACCGGATCACCACCGCGCAGCTGGCCGCCGCCACCGAGGAGCGGTACTCCGACGGCAGTGGCAGCGGGTCGATCACCATGCCCCACGAGGAAGTGCGCGACTACTTCTACCAGCGCCAGAACTACCTGCACGAGTTGGACACCGCCGCCGAGGACCTCACGATCAAGATGCGCCTGCACCACGGCGATCTGGCCCGCGAGCTGACCCGTCGGCTCACCGAGGTGCACGGGGTGCACATCACCAGGCGGATCGACCTGGGCGATACCGTGCTGCACCGGTACGACCCCCGCACCAAGACACTGGAGATCAGCAATCACCTCGCCATGGGGCAGCAGGTGTTCAAGATGGCCGCCGAGCTCGCCTACCTGGAGTACGGCGGCCTGATCGACAACCTGGTCGAGGAGGGGAAGTTCACCAGCGACGAGTCGCACACGCTGGCCCGCCTGGGGCTGGCCAACTACTTCGCCGCCGCCGCGGTGCTGCCCTACCGCCAATTCCATGACGTGGCGGAGAATTTTCGCTACGACGTCGAGCGGCTGTCGTCGTTCTACGCGGTCAGCTACGAGACGATCGCGCACCGGCTTTCGACGCTGCAACGGCCATCGATGCGGGGCGTGCCGTTCTCGTTCATCCGGGTGGACCGCGCCGGCAACATGTCAAAGCGGCAGTCCGCCACGGGTTTTCACTTCTCTTCCAGCGGGGGCACCTGCCCACTGTGGAACGTCTACGAGACCTTTGCCAACCCGGGAAAGATCCTGGTGCAGATCGCGCAGATGCCCGACGGCCGCAACTACATGTGGGTGGCCCGCACTGTGGAGCGCCGCGCCGCGCGGTATGGTCAGCCCGGAAAAACCTTCGCGATCGGGCTGGGCTGCGAACTGCGCCACGCCCACCGGCTGGTCTACTCGGAAGGACTCGACTTGTCCGGCGAGAACATTGTTGCCACACCGATCGGCGCGGGCTGCCGCGTCTGCGAGCGCGACAACTGTCCCCAGCGCGCGTTCCCCGCGCTGGGGCGCGCCCTGGACCTGGACGAGCACCGCAGCACCGTCTCCCCCTACCTGGTCAAGCAACCATGA
- a CDS encoding 3-hydroxybutyryl-CoA dehydrogenase, producing the protein MSDAAIKRVGVVGAGQMGSGIAEVSVRADVDVTVFEPTEALITAGRNRVVKSLERGVSAGKVTERERDRALSKLTFTTDIKDLADRQLVIEAIVEDEAVKAEIFAELDRVITDPDAVLASNTSSIPIMKIAAATKNPQRVLGLHFFNPVPVLPLVELVSTLITDEAAAARTEEFASAVLGKQVVRCSDRSGFVVNALLVPYLLSAIRMVEAGFATIEDVDKAVVAGLSHPMGPLRLSDLVGLDTLKLIADKMYEEFKEPHYGPPPLLLRMVEAGRLGKKSGQGFYKY; encoded by the coding sequence GTGAGCGACGCAGCGATAAAGCGGGTAGGGGTCGTCGGGGCCGGACAGATGGGATCCGGCATCGCCGAGGTCTCGGTCCGCGCCGACGTCGACGTGACGGTGTTCGAGCCCACCGAGGCCCTGATCACGGCGGGTCGCAACCGTGTCGTGAAGTCCCTGGAGCGGGGCGTCAGCGCCGGCAAGGTGACCGAGCGGGAGCGGGACCGGGCGCTGAGCAAGCTGACCTTCACCACCGACATCAAGGACCTCGCGGACCGCCAGTTGGTCATCGAGGCGATCGTCGAGGACGAGGCGGTCAAGGCGGAGATATTCGCCGAGCTCGACCGCGTCATCACCGACCCCGACGCCGTGCTGGCGTCCAACACCTCGAGCATCCCGATCATGAAGATCGCCGCGGCCACGAAGAACCCGCAGCGAGTGCTGGGCCTGCACTTCTTCAACCCGGTGCCGGTGCTGCCGCTGGTCGAGCTGGTCAGCACGCTGATCACCGACGAGGCCGCGGCCGCACGCACCGAGGAGTTCGCGAGCGCCGTCCTCGGCAAGCAGGTGGTGCGCTGCTCCGACCGGTCGGGCTTCGTGGTCAACGCGCTGCTCGTGCCCTACCTGCTGTCGGCGATCCGCATGGTCGAGGCCGGGTTCGCAACCATCGAAGACGTCGATAAGGCCGTCGTCGCGGGCCTATCGCACCCCATGGGCCCGCTGCGGTTGTCCGACCTCGTCGGCCTGGACACCCTCAAACTCATCGCGGACAAGATGTACGAGGAGTTCAAGGAGCCGCACTACGGCCCGCCGCCGCTGCTGCTGCGCATGGTGGAAGCGGGCCGGCTGGGCAAAAAGTCGGGCCAGGGCTTCTACAAGTACTGA
- the aceA gene encoding isocitrate lyase, whose product MSVVGQPKSAEQIQQDWDTNPRWKDITRNYTAEDVVALQGNVVEEFTLARRGAEVLWDQLHDLEWVNSLGALTGNQAVQQVRAGLKAIYLSGWQVAGDANLSGHTYPDQSLYPANSVPQVVRRINNALLRADQIAKLEGDTSVENWLAPIVADGEAGFGGALNVYELQKAMIAAGAAGTHWEDQLASEKKCGHLGGKVLIPTQQHIRTLTSARLAADVCDVPTLVIARTDAEAATLITSDVDEADRPFITGERTKEGFYRTKNGIEPCIARAKAYAPFSDLIWMETGTPDLELARKFSEAVKDAYPDQMLAYNCSPSFNWKKHLDDSTIAKFQKELAAMGFKFQFITLAGFHALNYSMFDLAYGYARNQMSAYVELQEREFAAEERGYTATKHQREVGAGYFDRIATTVDPTSSTTALTGSTEEGQFH is encoded by the coding sequence ATGTCTGTCGTTGGCCAACCGAAGAGCGCCGAACAGATCCAGCAGGACTGGGACACCAACCCCCGCTGGAAGGACATCACCCGGAACTACACCGCCGAGGACGTCGTCGCGCTGCAGGGCAACGTTGTCGAGGAGTTCACGCTGGCCCGCCGCGGAGCCGAGGTGCTGTGGGACCAGCTGCACGACCTGGAGTGGGTCAACTCGCTGGGCGCGCTGACCGGCAACCAGGCCGTCCAGCAGGTGCGCGCGGGCCTGAAGGCCATCTACCTGTCGGGCTGGCAGGTCGCCGGTGACGCCAACCTCTCCGGCCACACCTACCCCGACCAGAGCCTGTACCCGGCCAACTCGGTGCCGCAGGTGGTCCGCCGCATCAACAACGCGTTGCTGCGCGCCGACCAGATCGCCAAGCTCGAGGGCGACACCTCGGTGGAGAACTGGCTGGCTCCGATCGTCGCCGACGGTGAGGCCGGTTTCGGTGGTGCGCTCAACGTCTACGAGCTGCAGAAGGCCATGATCGCGGCCGGTGCTGCCGGGACGCACTGGGAGGACCAGCTCGCGTCGGAGAAGAAGTGCGGCCACCTGGGCGGCAAGGTGCTGATCCCGACCCAGCAGCACATCCGCACCCTGACCTCGGCCCGCCTGGCGGCCGACGTCTGCGACGTCCCCACCCTGGTCATCGCCCGCACCGACGCCGAGGCCGCCACGCTGATCACCTCGGACGTCGACGAGGCCGACCGGCCGTTCATCACCGGCGAGCGCACCAAAGAGGGCTTCTACCGCACCAAGAACGGCATCGAGCCGTGCATCGCGCGGGCCAAGGCCTATGCTCCGTTCTCCGACCTGATCTGGATGGAGACCGGCACGCCCGACCTCGAGCTGGCGCGCAAGTTCTCCGAGGCGGTCAAGGACGCGTACCCCGACCAGATGCTGGCGTACAACTGCTCGCCGTCGTTCAACTGGAAGAAGCACCTGGACGACAGCACCATCGCCAAGTTCCAGAAGGAGCTCGCGGCGATGGGCTTCAAGTTCCAGTTCATCACGCTGGCCGGCTTCCACGCCCTCAACTACTCGATGTTCGATCTGGCCTACGGCTACGCCCGCAACCAGATGAGCGCCTACGTCGAGCTGCAGGAGCGCGAGTTCGCCGCCGAGGAGCGTGGCTACACCGCGACCAAGCACCAGCGCGAGGTCGGCGCCGGGTACTTCGACCGCATCGCGACCACGGTCGACCCGACCTCCTCGACGACGGCTCTGACCGGCTCGACCGAAGAGGGGCAGTTCCACTGA
- the pcaA gene encoding cyclopropane mycolic acid synthase PcaA has translation MSVQLTPHFGNVQAHYDLSDDFFRLFLDPTQTYSCAYFERDDMTLEEAQIAKIDLALGKLSLEPGMTLLDIGCGWGATMRRAIEKYDVNVVGLTLSENQAAHVQAMFDDLDTPRSTRVLLEGWEKFDEPVDRIVSIGAFEHFGRQRWGHFFTMAHKVLPADGVMLLHTISRPTFKEARARGVTLTHEIVHFTQFILAEIFPGGWLPTAPLVEEHAEAAGFKVTRVQSLQLHYARTLEIWAAALEANKDKAIAIQSEQVYNRYMKYLTGCAKLFRDGATDVCQFTCEK, from the coding sequence ATGTCCGTGCAGCTCACGCCCCATTTCGGGAACGTACAGGCCCACTACGACCTGTCCGACGACTTCTTCCGGCTGTTCCTGGACCCCACCCAGACCTACAGCTGTGCGTACTTCGAGCGCGACGACATGACGCTCGAAGAGGCGCAGATCGCGAAGATCGACCTCGCGCTGGGCAAGCTGAGCCTGGAGCCGGGCATGACGTTGCTGGACATCGGCTGCGGCTGGGGCGCGACCATGCGACGCGCCATTGAGAAATACGACGTCAACGTCGTGGGCCTGACGCTGTCGGAAAATCAGGCCGCGCACGTCCAGGCGATGTTCGACGACCTCGACACCCCGCGGAGCACCCGAGTGCTGCTGGAGGGCTGGGAGAAGTTCGACGAGCCGGTGGACCGGATCGTTTCCATCGGCGCGTTCGAGCACTTCGGCCGCCAGCGCTGGGGCCACTTCTTCACCATGGCCCACAAGGTGCTGCCGGCCGACGGCGTCATGCTGCTCCACACGATCTCGCGGCCCACGTTCAAGGAGGCGAGGGCGCGGGGCGTCACGCTGACCCATGAGATCGTCCACTTCACGCAATTCATCCTGGCCGAGATCTTCCCGGGTGGCTGGCTCCCGACGGCGCCGCTGGTCGAAGAGCACGCGGAAGCCGCCGGGTTCAAGGTGACCCGCGTTCAGTCGCTGCAGCTGCATTACGCCCGGACGCTGGAGATTTGGGCCGCCGCGCTGGAAGCCAATAAAGACAAGGCCATCGCGATCCAGTCGGAGCAGGTCTACAACCGCTACATGAAATACCTGACGGGCTGCGCGAAGCTGTTCCGCGACGGCGCCACCGACGTCTGTCAGTTCACCTGCGAGAAGTGA
- a CDS encoding cyclopropane mycolic acid synthase family methyltransferase: MTTMRPFYEESQSIYDVSDEFFALFLDSTMGYTCAYFERDDMTLEEAQNAKFDLALSRLNLEPGMTVLDIGCGWGGALKRAIEKHDVNVIGITLSRNQFEYSKAKLATIPTERHVEVRLQGWEEFEDKVDRIVTIGAFEAFKKDRYAAFFERAHDMLPDDGRMLLHTILAYPQKQLRDRGVPLTMNDIRFIKFIYTEIFPGGQLPAIEDILEFAGNAQFGLENVQLFRPHYERTLNMWAANLAANREKAIATQPEQVYDRYMHYLTGCENFFRKGICNVGQFALVKEPPRSV, translated from the coding sequence ATGACCACAATGAGGCCTTTTTATGAAGAGTCGCAATCAATTTATGACGTTTCCGATGAGTTTTTCGCATTGTTTCTAGACTCGACGATGGGCTATACGTGCGCGTATTTCGAGCGTGACGACATGACGCTCGAAGAGGCACAGAACGCGAAGTTCGACCTGGCGCTCAGCAGACTGAATCTCGAGCCCGGGATGACAGTGCTCGACATTGGTTGTGGCTGGGGCGGAGCGTTGAAGCGCGCCATCGAGAAGCACGATGTGAACGTCATCGGAATCACTCTGAGCCGCAATCAATTCGAATACAGCAAGGCCAAGCTGGCCACGATCCCGACCGAACGCCACGTCGAGGTGCGCCTGCAGGGCTGGGAAGAGTTCGAGGACAAGGTCGACCGGATTGTCACGATCGGCGCGTTCGAAGCCTTCAAGAAGGATCGCTACGCCGCCTTCTTCGAGCGCGCCCACGACATGCTCCCCGATGACGGCCGCATGCTGCTGCACACAATCTTGGCGTATCCGCAAAAGCAGTTACGTGACCGCGGTGTCCCGCTGACAATGAATGACATCCGATTCATCAAGTTCATATACACGGAGATTTTTCCCGGCGGCCAGCTGCCCGCGATAGAAGACATCCTGGAATTCGCGGGCAATGCCCAATTCGGGTTGGAAAATGTCCAGCTGTTCCGACCGCACTACGAACGGACGCTCAACATGTGGGCGGCCAATCTGGCGGCGAACAGGGAAAAGGCCATCGCGACCCAGCCGGAGCAGGTTTACGACCGCTACATGCACTACCTGACCGGATGCGAGAATTTCTTCCGCAAAGGCATCTGCAATGTGGGGCAATTCGCGCTCGTCAAGGAGCCGCCCCGGTCGGTGTAG
- a CDS encoding DUF445 domain-containing protein, whose protein sequence is MAHRAEAPRAHTSFAESFAGADPEADAQRRAALRRMKTVALGFLVGATGIFLACRWAQAHATGSWAGSWVGYLGAAAEAGMVGALADWFAVTALFKHPLGIPIPHTAIIKRKKDQLGEGLGTFVRENFLSPPVVETKLRDAEVPGRLGKWLSETAHAERVAAETATVLRVLVELLRDEDVQHVIDRMIVRRIAEPQWGPPVGRVLASLLAENRQEALIQLLADRAFQWSLNAGEVIQRVVERDSPSWSPRFIDHLVGDRIHRELMDFTDKVRRNPDHELRRSANRFLFEFADDLQNDPATVTRADEIKEQLMAREEIANAAATAWKTLKRLVLEGVDDPSSALRTRITDTVIRIGESLRDDADLRDKVDNWLVRAAQHLVSQYGVEITAIITETIERWDAGEASRRIELHVGRDLQFIRINGTVVGSLAGLIIYAVAQLLF, encoded by the coding sequence GTGGCACACAGAGCCGAGGCCCCGCGGGCGCACACGTCGTTCGCGGAATCTTTCGCCGGGGCCGACCCGGAAGCCGACGCGCAGCGGCGCGCGGCGCTGCGTCGCATGAAGACGGTGGCGCTGGGCTTCCTGGTCGGCGCCACCGGAATCTTCCTCGCCTGTCGGTGGGCCCAAGCGCATGCCACGGGTAGCTGGGCGGGGAGCTGGGTCGGCTATCTGGGCGCCGCCGCGGAGGCCGGCATGGTAGGCGCCCTCGCCGACTGGTTCGCCGTCACCGCACTGTTCAAGCACCCCCTGGGGATACCCATCCCGCACACCGCGATCATCAAGCGCAAGAAGGACCAGCTGGGTGAGGGGCTGGGCACCTTCGTCCGGGAGAACTTCCTGTCGCCCCCGGTGGTGGAGACCAAACTGCGCGACGCCGAGGTCCCCGGCCGGCTCGGCAAGTGGCTGTCGGAGACGGCGCATGCCGAGCGGGTGGCCGCCGAGACGGCGACGGTGCTGCGGGTGCTGGTGGAGCTGCTGCGCGACGAGGACGTGCAGCACGTGATCGACCGGATGATCGTGCGCCGCATCGCCGAGCCCCAGTGGGGTCCGCCTGTCGGGCGGGTGCTGGCCAGCCTGCTGGCGGAGAACCGGCAGGAGGCCCTGATCCAGCTGCTGGCCGACCGGGCGTTCCAATGGTCGCTGAACGCGGGGGAGGTCATCCAGCGAGTCGTGGAGCGCGATTCGCCCAGCTGGTCGCCCCGCTTCATCGACCACCTCGTCGGCGACCGGATCCACCGCGAATTGATGGACTTCACCGACAAGGTGCGACGCAACCCCGACCACGAACTGCGCCGCTCGGCCAACCGCTTCCTGTTCGAGTTCGCCGACGATCTGCAGAACGACCCGGCGACCGTCACCCGCGCCGACGAGATCAAAGAGCAGCTGATGGCGCGCGAAGAGATCGCCAACGCCGCCGCGACGGCGTGGAAGACGCTCAAGCGCCTGGTGCTCGAGGGGGTGGACGACCCGTCCAGCGCGCTGCGCACCCGCATCACCGACACGGTGATCCGGATCGGCGAGTCGCTGCGCGACGACGCCGACCTGCGCGACAAGGTCGACAACTGGCTGGTGCGCGCGGCCCAGCACCTGGTCTCCCAGTACGGCGTCGAGATCACCGCGATCATCACCGAGACGATCGAGCGCTGGGACGCCGGCGAGGCCAGCCGGCGCATCGAGCTGCACGTGGGCCGCGACCTTCAATTCATCCGGATCAACGGCACCGTGGTGGGTTCCCTGGCGGGGCTGATCATCTACGCCGTCGCGCAGCTACTTTTCTAG